In a single window of the Centroberyx gerrardi isolate f3 chromosome 17, fCenGer3.hap1.cur.20231027, whole genome shotgun sequence genome:
- the id3 gene encoding DNA-binding protein inhibitor ID-3, whose amino-acid sequence MKAISPVRSVRSCYKAVCCISDQSLAITRNKPSSLEEPVGALCDMNDCYSKLKELVPSIPQNKSVSQVEILQHVIDYIFDLQIALEAETTATPEMVLSIKTADLTRNFSKEEGRLCH is encoded by the exons ATGAAAGCCATCAGTCCTGTCCGCTCGGTGAGGAGCTGTTACAAGGCTGTGTGCTGTATTTCGGATCAGAGTCTTGCCATCACCCGGAATAAACCCTCGTCTCTGGAGGAGCCCGTGGGCGCCCTGTGCGACATGAACGACTGCTACTCCAAACTGAAGGAGCTGGTACCGAGCATCCCGCAGAACAAGTCGGTCAGCCAGGTGGAGATCCTGCAACACGTTATCGACTACATCTTCGACCTGCAGATCGCGCTGGAGGCGGAGACCACGGCCACGCCGGAGATGGTGTTGTCAATAAAG ACTGCAGACCTTACTCGCAATTTCTCCAAAGAAGAAGGGCGGTTGTGCCATTAG